From the Cydia splendana chromosome 27, ilCydSple1.2, whole genome shotgun sequence genome, one window contains:
- the LOC134803808 gene encoding wee1-like protein kinase — protein sequence MTEWYRMNTGLTKHNSTELSEEMSDSFNTFSENLSPIPPVFPRKLDFSYPDDEEKVGSPAPSSMSPPYRKVRALRLFDSPRTPKSLLEKCSTPSHNTSRSRLFPPKLNVPSGVTTGSSHHLHPPDEDSALGSMHEDSKPVANINPFTPDGQALNKKKRALSKTPTSMGDATPEQPAKRLRESNISRYNVEFIELGVIGRGEFGRVTRCVNKLDGCVYALKRSLRPVAGSAQERAALTEVYAHAVLGKHPRVVRYYSAWAEDDHMIIQNEYCSGGSLQQMMENGPLPESELLLLLAHVADGLAYIHSLQLVHMDVKPGNIFVCSREGEPAADSDDDDYNTNTHIYKIGDLGHVTCVSSPRVEEGDCRYLTREIIQEDLTHLTKSDIFAFGLTLFEAAGGGPLPKNGPAWHALRDGQLPDLPGISREFHQLIQKMIDPDPNQRPSASRLRKHPLLHPAGNKSKTQLTRELAAAKLKNELLTKKLDEYARCLKSLTPGRLVTQDSAKFRTRSAKRMQKPREHLLDAIQNISSPIHRLDRRTDRRKKV from the exons ATGACCGAATGGTACAGAATGAATACGGGATTGACCAAGCATAATTCTACGGAACTGTCGGAAGAAATGTCAGATTCCTTCAATACATTTTCGGAAAATCTAAGTCCTATCCCGCCAGTGTTCCCAAGGAAGCTGGATTTTAGTTATCCTGACGATGAAGAGAAAGTGGGATCTCCTGCGCCATCATCAATGAGTCCACCATACAGAAAAGTTCGAGCTTTGAG GTTATTCGACAGTCCCCGAACGCCGAAGAGCCTTCTAGAAAAATGCTCAACGCCATCCCACAACACTTCCAGGTCGCGACTGTTTCCTCCCAAACTCAATGTACCAT CAGGCGTCACCACGGGCTCCAGCCACCACCTGCATCCGCCGGACGAGGACAGCGCACTCGGCAGCATGCACGAGGACTCTAAACCCGTGGCCAACATCAACCCGTTCACTCCTGATG GCCAAGCGTTGAACAAGAAAAAGCGGGCGCTATCTAAAACACCGACTTCTATGGGAGATGCCACACCGGAGCAGCCGGCTAAAAGATTGAGG GAGTCCAACATATCCCGCTACAATGTAGAGTTCATTGAACTCGGCGTGATCGGCCGCGGCGAGTTCGGCCGCGTCACGCGCTGCGTCAACAAACTAGACGGATGTGTGTACGCACTGAAGCGGTCGCTCAGGCCGGTGGCGGGCTCTGCGCAGGAGCGCGCCGCGCTCACCGAGGTGTACGCGCATGCCGTGTTGGGGAAACATCCCCGGGTCGTCAG ATACTACTCAGCGTGGGCAGAAGACGACCACATGATAATCCAGAACGAATACTGCTCCGGGGGCAGCCTGCAGCAGATGATGGAGAACGGCCCGCTGCCTGAAAGCGAACTGTTACTACTGCTGGCCCACGTTGCTGATGGTTTAGC TTACATCCATTCGTTACAACTCGTACACATGGACGTGAAACCCGGTAACATCTTCGTGTGCAGCCGAGAAGGCGAACCAGCGGCGGACTCAGACGATGACGACTATAACACCAACACGCACATATACAAGATCG GTGATTTAGGTCACGTGACGTGCGTGTCATCCCCGCGTGTAGAGGAGGGGGATTGTCGCTATCTCACTCGCGAGATCATTCAGGAGGATCTCACACATCTCACCAAGTCCGACATATTCGCTTTCG GTCTGACGCTGTTCGAGGCGGCCGGTGGCGGCCCGTTACCTAAGAACGGCCCCGCCTGGCACGCGTTGCGGGACGGACAGCTGCCCGACCTGCCCGGTATATCCCGGGAATTCCACCAGCTCATACAG AAAATGATCGACCCGGACCCGAACCAGCGACCGTCCGCGAGCCGGCTGCGGAAGCACCCGCTGCTACATCCGGCCGGCAACAAGAGCAAGACGCAACTAACGAGGGAGCTAGCGGCCGCTAAGCTTAAAAACGAGTTGCTCACCAAGAAACTAGACGAATATGCgag atGTCTAAAATCCCTGACCCCCGGCCGCCTTGTAACCCAAGACTCCGCCAAGTTCCGAACGCGCTCAGCGAAGCGCATGCAGAAACCGAGGGAACATCTCCTCGACGCCATACAAAATATCAGCTCGCCCATACACCGCTTGGACaggcggacggacagacggaaaaaggtatag